A window of Ictidomys tridecemlineatus isolate mIctTri1 chromosome 1, mIctTri1.hap1, whole genome shotgun sequence contains these coding sequences:
- the Gpr150 gene encoding putative G-protein coupled receptor 150 isoform X2 — MRVLFQLTLGTRVDQRLFLRHLASTLVSRALPAFFGASPSSCLRMEDSFSPSTLPPAPNLSVPILPNWSFNLTSGKGASVPGPQSPPPGPLIPRVSLVLLGVFLVAAVAGNATVLCRLCGGGPWAGPKRRKMDFLLMQLAVADLYACGGTALSQLGWEMLEGPRPAAGDLACRFMQLLQASGRGASAHFVALIALERQRAVRRPQGPPLPARSLAALGWLLALLLALPPTFVVRGGIPQPPPSSASPAARSWPGERRCRGIFALLPRWHLQIYALYEAVAGFGAPVAVMGVACSHLLSVWWQRRPQAQAIAAPWSASPAGGPEPSALPRAKVQSLKMSLAGDGWLWRRLRRRLGAVCCAREGVSEDNEWAGDHQALHRHRWPHPHYHHARREQRDQGCMRPPPPRPRPLPCSCESAF; from the exons ATGCGTGTGCTTTTCCAACTAACTTTAGGAACTCGTGTAGACCAGCGTCTCTTTCTGCGCCACCTCGCCTCCACTTTGGTTTCCCGCGCTCTGCCTGCCTTCTTCGgtgcctccccttcctcctgcctaaGGATGGAAGATTCTTTCAGCCCCTCAACTCTGCCACCTGCGCCCAATCTCTCCGTACCCATCTTGCCGAACTGGAGTTTCAACCTGACTTCTGGGAAGGGAGCCAGCGTCCCGGGGCCGCAGTCGCCGCCACCCGGACCACTCATCCCCCGGGTCAGCCTGGTCTTACTGGGGGTCTTCTTGGTGGCGGCAGTGGCCGGCAACGCCACGGTGTTATGTCGCTTGTGCGGCGGCGGGCCGTGGGCAGGTCCCAAGCGTCGCAAGATGGACTTCCTGCTGATGCAGCTGGCCGTGGCGGACCTGTACGCGTGCGGGGGTACTGCACTGTCCCAGCTGGGCTGGGAGATGCTGGAAGGGCCGCGTCCGGCTGCGGGCGACCTGGCGTGCCGTTTCATGCAGCTGCTACAGGCGTCTGGCCGGGGTGCCTCTGCCCATTTCGTGGCACTCATCGCTCTCGAGCGCCAGCGCGCTGTGCGACGTCCCCAGGGCCCGCCGCTGCCCGCACGCTCCCTCGCCGCCTTGGGCTGGCTGCTGGCGCTACTCCTGGCACTGCCCCCGACTTTCGTGGTGCGCGGGGGCATTCCGCAGCCGCCGCCTTCCTCCGCGTCTCCGGCCGCCCGCTCTTGGCCTGGGGAGCGTCGCTGCCGCGGCATCTTCGCCCTCCTCCCGCGCTGGCATCTGCAGATCTACGCGCTCTACGAGGCTGTCGCGGGCTTCGGGGCGCCAGTCGCGGTCATGGGCGTCGCTTGCAGCCACCTGCTCAGCGTTTGGTGGCAGCGCCGGCCCCAGGCCCAAGCCATTGCGGCTCCCTGGTCGGCTAGTCCGGCCGGAGGCCCCGAGCCCAGTGCGCTGCCCCGTGCCAAGGTGCAGAGCCTGAAGATGAGCCTG GCGGGCGATGGCTGGCTTTGGCGGCGGCTACGGAGGCGCCTGGGCGCTGTGTGCTGCGCGCGGGAGGGAGTCTCGGAAGACAACGAGTGGGCCGGGGACCACCAGGCGCTCCACCGCCACCGGTGGCCCCACCCGCACTACCACCACGCTCGGCGGGAACAGCGGGACCAGGGCTGCATGCGCCCACCCCCGCCGCGCCCCAGACCGCTGCCCTGCTCCTGCGAAAGCGCCTTCTAG
- the Gpr150 gene encoding putative G-protein coupled receptor 150 isoform X1, which yields MRVLFQLTLGTRVDQRLFLRHLASTLVSRALPAFFGASPSSCLRMEDSFSPSTLPPAPNLSVPILPNWSFNLTSGKGASVPGPQSPPPGPLIPRVSLVLLGVFLVAAVAGNATVLCRLCGGGPWAGPKRRKMDFLLMQLAVADLYACGGTALSQLGWEMLEGPRPAAGDLACRFMQLLQASGRGASAHFVALIALERQRAVRRPQGPPLPARSLAALGWLLALLLALPPTFVVRGGIPQPPPSSASPAARSWPGERRCRGIFALLPRWHLQIYALYEAVAGFGAPVAVMGVACSHLLSVWWQRRPQAQAIAAPWSASPAGGPEPSALPRAKVQSLKMSLVLALLFVGSELPYFAARLAAAWSSRPAGDWEGGQAAVLRAVGVASSALNPFVYLFFQAGDGWLWRRLRRRLGAVCCAREGVSEDNEWAGDHQALHRHRWPHPHYHHARREQRDQGCMRPPPPRPRPLPCSCESAF from the coding sequence ATGCGTGTGCTTTTCCAACTAACTTTAGGAACTCGTGTAGACCAGCGTCTCTTTCTGCGCCACCTCGCCTCCACTTTGGTTTCCCGCGCTCTGCCTGCCTTCTTCGgtgcctccccttcctcctgcctaaGGATGGAAGATTCTTTCAGCCCCTCAACTCTGCCACCTGCGCCCAATCTCTCCGTACCCATCTTGCCGAACTGGAGTTTCAACCTGACTTCTGGGAAGGGAGCCAGCGTCCCGGGGCCGCAGTCGCCGCCACCCGGACCACTCATCCCCCGGGTCAGCCTGGTCTTACTGGGGGTCTTCTTGGTGGCGGCAGTGGCCGGCAACGCCACGGTGTTATGTCGCTTGTGCGGCGGCGGGCCGTGGGCAGGTCCCAAGCGTCGCAAGATGGACTTCCTGCTGATGCAGCTGGCCGTGGCGGACCTGTACGCGTGCGGGGGTACTGCACTGTCCCAGCTGGGCTGGGAGATGCTGGAAGGGCCGCGTCCGGCTGCGGGCGACCTGGCGTGCCGTTTCATGCAGCTGCTACAGGCGTCTGGCCGGGGTGCCTCTGCCCATTTCGTGGCACTCATCGCTCTCGAGCGCCAGCGCGCTGTGCGACGTCCCCAGGGCCCGCCGCTGCCCGCACGCTCCCTCGCCGCCTTGGGCTGGCTGCTGGCGCTACTCCTGGCACTGCCCCCGACTTTCGTGGTGCGCGGGGGCATTCCGCAGCCGCCGCCTTCCTCCGCGTCTCCGGCCGCCCGCTCTTGGCCTGGGGAGCGTCGCTGCCGCGGCATCTTCGCCCTCCTCCCGCGCTGGCATCTGCAGATCTACGCGCTCTACGAGGCTGTCGCGGGCTTCGGGGCGCCAGTCGCGGTCATGGGCGTCGCTTGCAGCCACCTGCTCAGCGTTTGGTGGCAGCGCCGGCCCCAGGCCCAAGCCATTGCGGCTCCCTGGTCGGCTAGTCCGGCCGGAGGCCCCGAGCCCAGTGCGCTGCCCCGTGCCAAGGTGCAGAGCCTGAAGATGAGCCTGGTACTGGCGCTGCTATTTGTGGGCTCTGAGCTGCCCTACTTCGCCGCCCGGTTGGCGGCCGCGTGGTCGTCCAGGCCTGCGGGAGACTGGGAGGGAGGCCAGGCGGCCGTTTTGCGCGCCGTGGGAGTGGCCAGCAGTGCCCTCAACCCTTTCGTCTACCTCTTCTTCCAGGCGGGCGATGGCTGGCTTTGGCGGCGGCTACGGAGGCGCCTGGGCGCTGTGTGCTGCGCGCGGGAGGGAGTCTCGGAAGACAACGAGTGGGCCGGGGACCACCAGGCGCTCCACCGCCACCGGTGGCCCCACCCGCACTACCACCACGCTCGGCGGGAACAGCGGGACCAGGGCTGCATGCGCCCACCCCCGCCGCGCCCCAGACCGCTGCCCTGCTCCTGCGAAAGCGCCTTCTAG
- the Gpr150 gene encoding putative G-protein coupled receptor 150 isoform X3, producing the protein MRVLFQLTLGTRVDQRLFLRHLASTLVSRALPAFFGASPSSCLRMEDSFSPSTLPPAPNLSVPILPNWSFNLTSGKGASVPGPQSPPPGPLIPRVSLVLLGVFLVAAVAGNATVLCRLCGGGPWAGPKRRKMDFLLMQLAVADLYACGGTALSQLGWEMLEGPRPAAGDLACRFMQLLQASGRGASAHFVALIALERQRAVRRPQGPPLPARSLAALGWLLALLLALPPTFVVRGGIPQPPPSSASPAARSWPGERRCRGIFALLPRWHLQIYALYEAVAGFGAPVAVMGVACSHLLSVWWQRRPQAQAIAAPWSASPAGGPEPSALPRAKAGDGWLWRRLRRRLGAVCCAREGVSEDNEWAGDHQALHRHRWPHPHYHHARREQRDQGCMRPPPPRPRPLPCSCESAF; encoded by the exons ATGCGTGTGCTTTTCCAACTAACTTTAGGAACTCGTGTAGACCAGCGTCTCTTTCTGCGCCACCTCGCCTCCACTTTGGTTTCCCGCGCTCTGCCTGCCTTCTTCGgtgcctccccttcctcctgcctaaGGATGGAAGATTCTTTCAGCCCCTCAACTCTGCCACCTGCGCCCAATCTCTCCGTACCCATCTTGCCGAACTGGAGTTTCAACCTGACTTCTGGGAAGGGAGCCAGCGTCCCGGGGCCGCAGTCGCCGCCACCCGGACCACTCATCCCCCGGGTCAGCCTGGTCTTACTGGGGGTCTTCTTGGTGGCGGCAGTGGCCGGCAACGCCACGGTGTTATGTCGCTTGTGCGGCGGCGGGCCGTGGGCAGGTCCCAAGCGTCGCAAGATGGACTTCCTGCTGATGCAGCTGGCCGTGGCGGACCTGTACGCGTGCGGGGGTACTGCACTGTCCCAGCTGGGCTGGGAGATGCTGGAAGGGCCGCGTCCGGCTGCGGGCGACCTGGCGTGCCGTTTCATGCAGCTGCTACAGGCGTCTGGCCGGGGTGCCTCTGCCCATTTCGTGGCACTCATCGCTCTCGAGCGCCAGCGCGCTGTGCGACGTCCCCAGGGCCCGCCGCTGCCCGCACGCTCCCTCGCCGCCTTGGGCTGGCTGCTGGCGCTACTCCTGGCACTGCCCCCGACTTTCGTGGTGCGCGGGGGCATTCCGCAGCCGCCGCCTTCCTCCGCGTCTCCGGCCGCCCGCTCTTGGCCTGGGGAGCGTCGCTGCCGCGGCATCTTCGCCCTCCTCCCGCGCTGGCATCTGCAGATCTACGCGCTCTACGAGGCTGTCGCGGGCTTCGGGGCGCCAGTCGCGGTCATGGGCGTCGCTTGCAGCCACCTGCTCAGCGTTTGGTGGCAGCGCCGGCCCCAGGCCCAAGCCATTGCGGCTCCCTGGTCGGCTAGTCCGGCCGGAGGCCCCGAGCCCAGTGCGCTGCCCCGTGCCAAG GCGGGCGATGGCTGGCTTTGGCGGCGGCTACGGAGGCGCCTGGGCGCTGTGTGCTGCGCGCGGGAGGGAGTCTCGGAAGACAACGAGTGGGCCGGGGACCACCAGGCGCTCCACCGCCACCGGTGGCCCCACCCGCACTACCACCACGCTCGGCGGGAACAGCGGGACCAGGGCTGCATGCGCCCACCCCCGCCGCGCCCCAGACCGCTGCCCTGCTCCTGCGAAAGCGCCTTCTAG